The proteins below come from a single Campylobacter sp. CCUG 57310 genomic window:
- the thiE gene encoding thiamine phosphate synthase codes for MAEIYAISDDILTPDDTILEQTREILECGIKHFQYRSKKAVKDENLARKLLALCDDFGAKFIVNDDVAFAKKIGAKCVHIGKDDGDIKAMREILGKDAFIGASCYDDINLAIKAQDARASYVAFGSVFSSPTKPAATRCSFETILQAKEILDIPICVIGGINAQNIDIILALEIDLIAVISALYKPENISENYRNLSRFL; via the coding sequence ATGGCTGAAATTTATGCGATTAGCGATGATATTTTAACTCCCGATGATACTATCTTAGAGCAAACTCGTGAAATTTTAGAATGCGGGATAAAACATTTTCAATATAGAAGCAAAAAAGCCGTTAAAGATGAAAATTTAGCACGCAAGCTGCTAGCGCTTTGCGATGATTTCGGAGCGAAATTTATCGTAAATGACGATGTGGCTTTTGCTAAAAAAATCGGAGCGAAATGCGTTCATATCGGTAAAGACGACGGCGACATAAAAGCTATGCGAGAAATTTTAGGCAAAGATGCATTTATAGGTGCAAGTTGCTATGACGACATAAATTTAGCCATTAAGGCGCAAGACGCAAGAGCAAGCTACGTGGCATTTGGTAGCGTTTTTTCAAGCCCTACAAAGCCCGCCGCGACAAGGTGCTCTTTTGAAACTATACTGCAAGCTAAAGAAATTTTAGATATACCAATCTGCGTAATCGGCGGCATAAACGCTCAAAATATCGATATAATTTTAGCTCTTGAAATAGATCTTATCGCCGTTATCTCAGCTCTTTATAAACCTGAAAACATAAGCGAAAATTACAGAAATTTAAGCAGATTTTTGTAG
- a CDS encoding DUF234 domain-containing protein, producing MRLAKSDRKRFNIHKIFSQQVAKRVYKELFERELISVEKSLEKPIKAPKGQLLKKHLRRYQVEDKIRFSDNFTRFWFRFIEPNLSLLEEAKFDNVMRDIRANFDDYASFGFELICRELLAHKFGVEFDRVSSLWTREVEIDLFLKINEQIIVGEAKFKEHKICKNVLNLLAKKCGRLQLEPYKFALFSKSGFSKELERLKDERVMLFDMKDFEELING from the coding sequence ATGCGCCTTGCAAAAAGCGATAGAAAGCGGTTTAATATCCATAAAATTTTCTCCCAACAAGTTGCCAAACGAGTTTATAAAGAGCTTTTTGAAAGAGAACTCATAAGTGTCGAAAAGAGCCTTGAAAAGCCTATAAAAGCGCCAAAAGGACAGCTTTTAAAAAAGCATTTAAGAAGATATCAGGTAGAGGATAAAATACGTTTTAGCGATAATTTCACTAGATTTTGGTTTAGATTTATAGAGCCAAATTTAAGCCTGCTTGAAGAGGCTAAATTTGATAACGTTATGCGAGATATAAGGGCGAATTTTGATGATTATGCGAGCTTTGGATTTGAGCTTATTTGTAGGGAGCTTTTGGCGCACAAATTTGGCGTAGAATTTGATAGAGTAAGTAGCCTGTGGACAAGAGAGGTTGAGATCGATCTGTTTTTAAAAATTAACGAGCAGATCATAGTCGGAGAGGCGAAATTTAAAGAGCATAAGATATGCAAAAATGTGCTAAATTTGCTTGCTAAAAAATGTGGCAGATTGCAGCTTGAACCGTATAAATTTGCGCTTTTTTCAAAGAGCGGCTTTAGTAAAGAGCTTGAGAGATTAAAAGACGAGCGAGTAATGCTTTTTGATATGAAAGATTTTGAGGAGCTGATAAATGGATGA
- a CDS encoding GNAT family N-acetyltransferase, with translation MAFGAAQIWQERSADAAIIHRIAVNRSFRGQNLVWHIVDWAKEYALKSSKILSGLIR, from the coding sequence ATAGCCTTTGGTGCCGCTCAAATTTGGCAAGAAAGAAGCGCGGATGCGGCCATTATACATCGTATAGCGGTAAATCGTAGCTTTAGAGGGCAAAATTTAGTTTGGCATATAGTAGATTGGGCTAAAGAGTATGCTCTAAAAAGTAGTAAAATTTTATCAGGCTTGATACGATAG
- a CDS encoding hydroxymethylpyrimidine/phosphomethylpyrimidine kinase, with the protein MKNILIIAGSDSVGGAGIQADIKTCEAFGCYSATAITALTAQNTDGVSAISEVSGEFLNAQLKMITDELKIDAIKVGMLFNKELILCAKGWIERLNVPTVIDPVCVAKSGANLLKDDAIDELRELLNLATIATPNIYEARVLNIDTSNLPCDIIFKRTVADEICEDTLHTKAGEIIKFQEELIEPKIIHGAGCSFASALACAIALGNDTKKAIKIAKKFILNSIKSAHTSKFGVRILNHKAGFNG; encoded by the coding sequence ATGAAAAACATACTTATCATAGCAGGATCTGATAGCGTCGGAGGAGCCGGTATTCAGGCTGATATCAAGACCTGCGAAGCCTTTGGCTGCTACAGCGCAACGGCGATTACTGCTCTTACTGCGCAAAACACCGACGGCGTAAGCGCTATCAGTGAGGTTTCGGGCGAATTTTTAAACGCACAGCTTAAAATGATAACAGACGAGCTTAAGATAGATGCGATCAAAGTCGGAATGCTCTTTAATAAAGAGCTTATCTTGTGTGCTAAAGGCTGGATAGAGCGTCTTAATGTGCCAACCGTTATTGATCCTGTCTGCGTTGCAAAATCGGGAGCAAACCTGCTTAAAGATGACGCGATAGACGAGCTAAGAGAGCTTTTAAATCTGGCAACGATAGCCACTCCAAACATATACGAAGCGCGTGTTTTAAATATCGATACTTCAAATTTGCCATGTGACATCATCTTTAAAAGAACTGTAGCAGATGAAATTTGCGAAGATACATTGCACACAAAAGCCGGCGAGATAATTAAATTCCAAGAGGAGTTGATAGAGCCAAAGATAATACATGGAGCCGGATGCAGTTTTGCCAGTGCGCTTGCTTGCGCTATTGCATTAGGAAATGACACGAAAAAGGCGATCAAAATCGCTAAAAAATTCATCTTAAACTCTATAAAATCAGCACACACAAGCAAATTCGGCGTGAGAATTTTAAATCACAAAGCAGGATTTAATGGCTGA
- a CDS encoding amino acid ABC transporter ATP-binding protein, with product MIEIRNLNKNYGDLQVLKDISVDIKQGEVIAIIGPSGGGKSTFLRCINRLEEPTSGHIKINGEDILSKKADINKIRQKISMVFQHFNLFANKNVLENLTLAPIKAGILSKTDAEKRADELLKSVGLLDKKYAFPHKLSGGQKQRIAIARALAMNPDVILFDEPTSALDPEMIGEVLDIMRDVAAKGLTMLVVTHEMGFARNVANRIFFMDGGKITVDDTPKNIFENPQNQRLKEFLGKVLNH from the coding sequence ATGATTGAGATTAGAAATTTAAACAAAAACTACGGCGATTTGCAGGTTTTAAAAGATATTAGCGTAGATATCAAACAAGGCGAGGTAATAGCCATCATCGGACCAAGCGGCGGGGGTAAAAGTACATTTTTGCGCTGCATAAACCGTCTTGAAGAGCCTACAAGCGGACATATCAAGATAAACGGCGAAGATATACTGAGCAAAAAAGCCGATATAAATAAAATTCGCCAAAAGATAAGTATGGTTTTTCAGCATTTTAATCTGTTTGCAAACAAAAACGTCCTAGAAAATTTAACTCTAGCTCCGATTAAAGCGGGAATTTTAAGCAAAACGGATGCGGAAAAAAGAGCCGACGAACTTCTTAAAAGCGTAGGATTGCTTGATAAAAAATATGCCTTCCCACACAAACTTTCAGGCGGACAAAAACAACGCATAGCTATAGCCAGAGCGCTTGCCATGAATCCTGACGTGATACTTTTTGACGAGCCGACCTCAGCGCTTGATCCGGAGATGATCGGAGAAGTGCTTGATATCATGAGAGATGTCGCAGCCAAAGGCCTAACGATGCTTGTAGTTACTCACGAAATGGGCTTTGCAAGAAATGTGGCAAACCGTATATTTTTCATGGACGGGGGCAAAATTACCGTAGATGATACACCTAAAAATATCTTTGAAAATCCGCAAAATCAAAGACTAAAAGAATTTTTAGGAAAAGTGTTAAATCATTAA
- a CDS encoding PAS domain-containing sensor histidine kinase, whose product MDEKTSIQDGLKSLIEQTYLIEQEYKNLTNSYSNLQNFIKEIVEILPTAIWVIDEKGEIFLQNSEALKIPKLLNLIDENSEEIELHGQIYLIKTTQKNGKKIISATDITKEKRTERLASMGQVAAHLAHEIRNPIGSISLLTSTLLKRADEKTKPVVSEIQRAIWRVERIIKATLLFTKGLSINPSVFNFNELKSECEEAIAYYAYSKEINFNLNFPNAYYNGDKDLLAIVFQNMLFNAIDAIEQGDDESGEMRLDYEKTAEEHRFVIFDSGVDIANAQIVFEPFKTSKLKGNGLGLHLCLQIINAHKGSIEIMLNPKRFCINLPIYKAKSE is encoded by the coding sequence ATGGATGAAAAAACAAGCATACAAGATGGGTTAAAAAGCCTGATAGAGCAGACTTATCTAATCGAGCAAGAGTATAAAAACCTCACGAATTCATACTCAAATTTGCAAAATTTCATAAAAGAGATCGTGGAAATTTTGCCCACCGCCATCTGGGTTATAGATGAAAAGGGCGAAATTTTCTTGCAAAACTCAGAAGCGCTTAAAATTCCAAAACTTTTAAATTTAATCGATGAAAATAGCGAAGAGATAGAACTACACGGTCAAATTTATCTCATAAAAACAACTCAAAAAAACGGCAAAAAAATCATCTCGGCAACAGACATAACAAAAGAAAAGCGAACAGAGCGACTAGCCTCCATGGGACAGGTTGCCGCTCACTTAGCTCACGAGATAAGAAATCCCATAGGTTCGATCTCGCTTCTAACTTCAACCCTTTTAAAGCGAGCCGATGAAAAAACAAAGCCCGTAGTAAGCGAAATTCAAAGGGCCATTTGGCGAGTAGAACGTATCATCAAAGCAACCCTGCTCTTTACAAAAGGTCTTAGCATAAATCCTAGCGTGTTTAATTTTAACGAATTAAAAAGCGAATGCGAGGAAGCCATCGCCTACTACGCCTACTCAAAAGAGATAAATTTCAACTTAAATTTTCCAAACGCTTACTATAATGGCGACAAAGACCTGCTTGCGATAGTCTTTCAAAACATGCTTTTTAACGCGATTGACGCGATTGAGCAAGGCGATGATGAAAGCGGGGAGATGAGGCTTGATTATGAAAAAACAGCCGAGGAGCATCGCTTCGTCATATTTGATAGCGGAGTAGATATAGCAAATGCGCAAATCGTCTTTGAGCCGTTTAAGACGAGCAAGCTTAAAGGAAACGGGCTTGGGTTGCACCTGTGCTTGCAGATCATAAACGCACACAAAGGAAGTATCGAAATCATGCTAAATCCGAAGCGATTTTGCATAAATTTGCCTATTTATAAGGCAAAAAGCGAGTAA
- a CDS encoding amino acid ABC transporter permease, producing the protein MVCVGVYFTYPTELNATQRLAYLQSYKTTLILTAGGITIGIVLGFFLAFLRFLKIKPLTFIIDEYIDILRGTPLMLQLMVFAFIILVSFENLYAAIVALGLNSSAYVAEIVRSGIASVDRGQMEAARAMGLDYSTSMGQIIIPQATKNILPALANEFISLFKETSIVGFISVADITMQSRSFQSVLYNPKPLIFAGVVYYTSVKIFSYLAKKLEERLNRHD; encoded by the coding sequence ATAGTCTGTGTCGGTGTTTATTTTACCTACCCTACCGAGCTTAACGCAACTCAGCGCTTAGCATATCTGCAAAGTTATAAAACAACTCTCATACTAACCGCAGGCGGTATAACCATAGGCATAGTACTTGGATTTTTCCTTGCGTTTTTACGCTTCTTAAAGATCAAGCCGCTTACTTTTATCATAGACGAATACATCGACATCTTGCGCGGCACTCCGCTCATGCTCCAGCTTATGGTTTTTGCGTTTATCATACTTGTTTCGTTTGAAAATTTATACGCAGCCATCGTAGCTCTTGGGTTAAATAGCTCCGCATACGTCGCAGAAATCGTTAGAAGCGGTATCGCTAGCGTAGATAGAGGACAGATGGAAGCGGCGCGCGCTATGGGGCTTGATTACTCAACCTCAATGGGACAAATCATAATCCCTCAAGCGACAAAAAACATCCTTCCCGCTCTTGCCAATGAATTTATATCGCTGTTTAAAGAAACATCCATCGTAGGCTTCATAAGCGTAGCCGATATCACGATGCAAAGCAGAAGCTTTCAATCGGTTCTTTACAACCCAAAGCCGCTTATATTTGCGGGCGTGGTTTACTATACAAGTGTTAAAATTTTTTCGTATTTGGCTAAAAAGCTTGAAGAGAGGCTAAATAGACATGATTGA
- a CDS encoding aminotransferase class V-fold PLP-dependent enzyme produces MLNLDEVRKNIILKDGIYYFDYTASGLAYEPIEKEVLKFLKTYANTHSDSSSNAILTQRRYENARSELKNLLALNDEFYLIGCGSGASAAIKKFQEIMGLYIPPNTRKRYNIKAISNLPLVIVGPYEHHSNEVSFREGMCDVFRIGLDEDGGIDFKMLERVLEMNKNREIIASFSAASNVTGVISDYKRIYEMIKAHGGVLALDASSISAYANVDCNYFDALFLAPHKLLGGVGSCGLLAIRKSLIDSCEPTFAAGGTVAYVSRTSHQFVKNFEQLEEGGTPGIIQMIRANLAYKLRNEIGFERIKEREDELNELFANELANIDDVICYSPKNLARVPIFAFNVKGISPYDFAATLSNDYGIQTRAGCACAGPYGHDLLNLKDNQTFDKKPGWVRVSLHYTHTKDDVLYLISAIKKSIEKHKNVWGEELALHSIFAGKI; encoded by the coding sequence GTGCTGAATTTGGATGAAGTTAGAAAAAATATCATTTTAAAAGACGGAATTTATTATTTTGATTATACCGCTTCGGGGCTTGCTTATGAGCCTATCGAAAAAGAAGTTTTAAAATTTCTAAAAACTTACGCCAATACACATTCTGATAGCTCATCAAATGCCATTTTAACCCAGCGCAGATACGAAAACGCAAGAAGCGAGCTTAAAAATTTACTTGCTCTTAACGATGAGTTCTATCTCATTGGTTGCGGAAGCGGAGCAAGTGCCGCGATAAAGAAATTTCAAGAGATCATGGGGCTTTATATACCGCCAAATACTCGCAAAAGATACAATATAAAAGCGATTTCAAATTTGCCTTTAGTTATCGTGGGGCCTTACGAACACCACTCAAACGAAGTTAGTTTTCGCGAAGGTATGTGCGATGTCTTTAGAATAGGGCTTGATGAAGACGGCGGAATTGATTTTAAAATGCTTGAGCGTGTGCTTGAGATGAATAAAAACCGCGAGATCATCGCCTCTTTTAGCGCAGCTTCAAACGTTACGGGTGTTATTAGCGATTATAAAAGAATTTATGAGATGATTAAAGCTCATGGCGGAGTACTTGCTCTTGATGCGTCAAGTATTAGCGCTTATGCCAATGTGGATTGCAATTATTTTGATGCGCTGTTTCTAGCGCCTCATAAACTGCTTGGCGGGGTCGGAAGCTGTGGGCTTTTGGCGATTAGAAAATCGCTTATAGATAGCTGTGAGCCTACTTTTGCGGCTGGCGGAACGGTGGCTTACGTAAGCAGGACGAGTCATCAGTTTGTAAAGAATTTCGAGCAGCTAGAAGAGGGCGGCACTCCGGGGATAATTCAGATGATAAGGGCGAATTTGGCCTATAAGCTTAGAAACGAGATCGGATTTGAGCGTATTAAAGAGCGTGAAGATGAATTAAACGAGCTGTTTGCAAACGAACTTGCAAATATCGATGACGTGATATGCTACTCGCCTAAAAATTTGGCTCGCGTGCCGATATTTGCATTTAATGTTAAAGGCATTTCGCCTTATGATTTTGCCGCAACTCTTAGTAATGACTACGGCATACAAACCCGAGCAGGATGTGCTTGTGCAGGACCTTACGGGCATGATTTGCTAAATTTAAAAGACAATCAAACATTTGACAAAAAGCCCGGCTGGGTTAGAGTGAGCCTGCACTATACGCATACTAAAGACGATGTGCTTTATCTTATAAGCGCTATTAAAAAAAGTATCGAGAAGCATAAAAACGTTTGGGGCGAGGAGCTTGCGCTTCACTCGATATTTGCAGGTAAAATTTAA
- a CDS encoding basic amino acid ABC transporter substrate-binding protein: protein MKKLFALLLAGLVSLGATELKVGTAANYPPFEFIDDQNKIAGFDIDLIDALSKKVGFKYQFVNMNFDGLIVALKTGKINVIASAMSATDERRKSIDFTDAYYLTENIYLRKKGNDAIKDKESLSGKKVGVQLGTVQEMAAKEIKGAKVTPAEETVSLTLGLKTGKLDAVIFDSSIGYGYLKKNPDLEEFHKESDGSEGFSIAFDKDKNLDLIEKINAALKELKQDGTYDKLLEKYDLK, encoded by the coding sequence ATGAAAAAATTATTCGCACTGCTTTTGGCGGGCTTAGTTAGCCTTGGCGCTACCGAACTTAAAGTAGGAACAGCCGCAAACTATCCGCCGTTTGAGTTTATCGACGATCAAAACAAGATTGCTGGTTTTGATATAGATCTGATAGATGCTCTTTCTAAAAAAGTAGGATTTAAATACCAGTTCGTAAATATGAATTTCGACGGACTTATTGTTGCTCTTAAAACAGGCAAAATAAACGTGATCGCAAGCGCGATGAGCGCAACTGACGAAAGAAGAAAGTCTATTGATTTTACCGACGCTTACTATTTAACTGAAAATATCTACCTTCGCAAGAAAGGCAATGACGCTATAAAAGATAAAGAGAGCTTAAGCGGTAAAAAAGTAGGCGTGCAACTTGGCACGGTTCAAGAGATGGCGGCAAAAGAGATAAAAGGAGCTAAAGTAACTCCAGCCGAAGAGACCGTAAGTCTAACGCTTGGACTAAAAACAGGCAAGCTTGACGCGGTGATATTTGACAGCTCTATAGGATACGGATACCTTAAGAAAAATCCTGATCTGGAAGAATTTCATAAAGAATCAGACGGAAGCGAAGGGTTTTCTATAGCTTTTGATAAAGACAAAAATTTAGATCTGATAGAGAAGATAAATGCTGCTTTAAAAGAGCTTAAACAAGACGGCACTTACGATAAACTACTAGAAAAATACGATCTTAAATGA
- a CDS encoding cysteine hydrolase family protein, giving the protein MKLDRKILDELEIWHEELKPLKMSELFKNGGKNIAFVSVDMINGFCCEGALSSPRVGAIAKNLADTFKRAHDEFSFKNFILIQDNHGEISSEFDAFPPHAITGTSEAETIDEIKNLSFFDEMKIYYKNSISSAYCDGFNRFLEQNPNVNTFVIFGDCTDLCVYNLALHIKLSANEKNIKREVIVVSDLVQTYDAPWHNGDFYHLVFLRHMQIAANIKVVKSLE; this is encoded by the coding sequence ATGAAACTTGATAGAAAAATTTTAGACGAATTAGAAATTTGGCACGAAGAGCTAAAACCACTTAAGATGAGCGAGCTTTTTAAAAACGGTGGCAAAAATATCGCCTTCGTAAGCGTAGATATGATAAACGGCTTTTGCTGTGAGGGCGCGTTATCTAGTCCTAGAGTGGGCGCTATAGCTAAAAATTTGGCAGATACATTTAAAAGAGCGCACGATGAATTTAGCTTTAAAAATTTCATCTTAATCCAAGATAATCACGGTGAAATTTCAAGCGAATTTGACGCATTTCCGCCACATGCGATAACAGGGACAAGCGAGGCTGAAACGATAGATGAGATTAAAAATTTAAGCTTTTTTGATGAGATGAAAATTTATTATAAAAACTCGATAAGTTCGGCATATTGCGACGGATTTAACCGCTTTTTAGAGCAAAATCCAAATGTCAATACCTTTGTCATCTTTGGTGACTGCACCGATCTTTGCGTTTACAACCTAGCCCTTCACATCAAGCTAAGCGCAAACGAAAAAAACATAAAACGCGAAGTTATCGTAGTAAGCGATCTGGTGCAAACCTACGACGCGCCTTGGCACAACGGCGATTTTTATCATCTGGTGTTTTTACGACATATGCAAATAGCGGCAAATATAAAAGTTGTCAAATCTCTTGAATAA